Proteins from one Enterobacter bugandensis genomic window:
- a CDS encoding carbon starvation CstA family protein — protein MDTKKLLKHVPWALLGILGAFCLAVVALRRGEHVSALWIVVASVSVYLVAYRYYSLYIAQKVMKLDPTRATPAVINNDGLNYVPTNRYVLFGHHFAAIAGAGPLVGPVLAAQMGYLPGTLWLLAGVVLAGAVQDFMVLFISSRRNGSSLGEMIKEEMGRVPGTIALFGCFLIMIIILAVLALIVVKALAESPWGVFTVCSTVPIALFMGIYMRFLRPGRVGEVSVIGIVLLVASIYFGGVIAHDPYWGPALTFKDTTITFALIGYAFVSALLPVWLILAPRDYLATFLKIGVIVGLAIGIVIINPELKMPAVTQYIDGTGPLWKGALFPFLFITIACGAVSGFHALIASGTTPKLMANETDARFIGYGAMLMESFVAIMALVAASIIEPGLYFAMNTPPAGLGITMPNLHEMGGENTALIMAQLKEASAHAAATVSSWGFVISPEQIMQTAKDIGEPSVLNRAGGAPTLAVGIAHVFHKVLPWADMGFWYHFGILFEALFILTALDAGTRAGRFMLQDLLGNFVPFLKKTDSLVAGVLGTAGCVGLWGYLLYQGVVDPLGGVKSLWPLFGISNQMLAAVALVLGTVVLVKMKRTKYIWVTVVPALWLLLCTTWALGLKLFSTNPQLEGFFFMANQYKEKIAAGGADLTAQQIANMNHIVVNNYTNAGLSILFLVVVYSIIFYGIKTWMKVRNTDGRTDKETPYVPVPEGGVKTSSHH, from the coding sequence ATGGATACTAAAAAACTACTTAAGCACGTGCCCTGGGCCTTACTCGGGATCCTCGGCGCTTTTTGTCTGGCGGTTGTCGCATTACGCCGGGGCGAACACGTCAGCGCCCTGTGGATCGTGGTCGCGTCGGTCTCCGTCTACCTTGTGGCTTATCGCTACTACAGCTTATACATCGCGCAGAAGGTCATGAAGCTCGACCCGACGCGCGCCACCCCGGCGGTCATTAACAATGACGGTCTGAACTACGTGCCAACCAACCGCTACGTGCTGTTTGGTCACCACTTTGCAGCTATCGCCGGTGCTGGCCCGCTGGTTGGCCCGGTACTGGCCGCGCAAATGGGCTACCTGCCGGGTACGCTCTGGCTGCTGGCGGGCGTGGTGCTGGCGGGGGCGGTGCAGGACTTTATGGTGCTGTTTATCTCCTCGCGCCGTAACGGTTCGTCGCTGGGCGAGATGATCAAAGAAGAGATGGGCCGCGTGCCGGGCACTATCGCCCTCTTCGGCTGCTTCCTGATCATGATCATCATCCTCGCGGTGCTGGCGCTGATCGTGGTGAAAGCGCTGGCCGAAAGTCCGTGGGGCGTCTTCACCGTCTGTTCTACCGTACCGATTGCGCTGTTCATGGGCATCTATATGCGCTTCCTGCGCCCTGGCCGCGTGGGTGAAGTGTCGGTCATTGGTATCGTGCTGCTGGTCGCCTCCATCTACTTCGGCGGCGTGATTGCGCACGACCCGTACTGGGGCCCGGCGCTGACCTTTAAAGACACCACCATCACCTTCGCGCTGATCGGTTACGCGTTCGTTTCCGCCCTGCTGCCGGTGTGGCTGATTCTGGCTCCGCGCGACTACCTGGCGACCTTCCTGAAAATCGGTGTCATCGTCGGGCTGGCGATCGGGATTGTGATCATCAACCCTGAGCTGAAAATGCCGGCGGTGACCCAGTACATTGACGGCACCGGTCCGCTGTGGAAAGGCGCCCTGTTCCCGTTCCTGTTTATCACCATCGCCTGCGGCGCCGTTTCAGGCTTCCACGCGCTGATCGCTTCCGGCACCACGCCGAAGCTGATGGCTAACGAAACCGACGCGCGCTTTATCGGTTACGGCGCGATGCTGATGGAGTCCTTCGTGGCGATCATGGCGCTGGTTGCAGCCTCGATTATCGAGCCAGGCCTGTACTTCGCGATGAACACTCCACCGGCGGGTCTGGGCATCACCATGCCAAACCTGCATGAGATGGGCGGGGAAAATACCGCGCTGATCATGGCGCAGCTGAAAGAGGCCAGCGCACACGCGGCGGCGACCGTCAGCTCCTGGGGCTTCGTGATCTCGCCTGAGCAGATCATGCAGACCGCGAAGGACATTGGCGAACCGTCCGTGCTGAACCGCGCAGGTGGCGCGCCGACGCTGGCCGTGGGTATCGCACACGTGTTCCACAAAGTGCTGCCGTGGGCGGACATGGGCTTCTGGTATCACTTCGGTATTCTGTTCGAAGCGCTGTTCATCCTCACCGCGCTGGATGCCGGTACCCGTGCGGGCCGCTTCATGCTGCAGGATCTGCTGGGCAACTTCGTGCCGTTCCTGAAGAAAACCGACTCTCTGGTAGCGGGTGTTCTGGGTACTGCCGGGTGCGTAGGGCTGTGGGGCTACCTGCTGTATCAGGGCGTTGTCGACCCGCTCGGCGGCGTGAAGAGCCTGTGGCCTCTGTTCGGTATCTCTAACCAGATGCTGGCAGCCGTTGCCCTGGTGCTCGGTACCGTCGTCCTCGTGAAGATGAAACGCACCAAATACATCTGGGTGACCGTGGTTCCTGCGCTGTGGCTGCTGCTCTGCACCACCTGGGCGCTGGGCCTGAAGCTGTTCAGCACCAACCCGCAGCTGGAAGGCTTCTTCTTCATGGCTAACCAGTACAAAGAGAAGATTGCCGCAGGCGGCGCGGATCTGACCGCGCAGCAGATTGCTAACATGAACCATATCGTGGTGAACAACTACACCAACGCGGGTCTGAGCATTCTGTTCCTGGTGGTGGTGTACAGCATTATCTTCTACGGCATCAAAACCTGGATGAAAGTGCGCAACACCGATGGCCGTACGGATAAAGAGACCCCGTACGTGCCGGTGCCGGAAGGCGGCGTGAAGACCTCTTCACACCATTAA
- a CDS encoding helix-turn-helix transcriptional regulator has translation MAKTTRSRSAERLVDILLELHLHGVVNRSALMERFKITERTVYRDLNALSPIVEHTGNGLYRLIHSAQSPGGQGLHHALANFLNADNFFPERNTDFWQKLEARVDENHILILGNDAEHTVQRDIRRHLAKIEKSIKNHNVCQIVYKGKTRLINPYKLINKKNIWYLQATENSRLKSFSLSQISWFDVQKTFFTPDENVRELLEKSLDPWVSETTFTVKIFIKDNISHYFLRRDLLPEQELLEERRGGVTLRCQAAHENQILPLLFYWLPNIQILEPSWLKEKLIKTLESYLSMERSPENHVISIT, from the coding sequence GCTCGGCTGAACGTCTGGTCGATATTCTCCTTGAGCTACATTTACACGGGGTGGTAAACCGCAGTGCGCTAATGGAGAGATTTAAAATTACCGAGCGTACCGTCTACCGGGATTTAAATGCGCTCTCGCCCATTGTTGAACATACCGGTAACGGGCTATATCGACTGATCCACTCCGCCCAATCTCCCGGCGGGCAGGGATTACATCATGCTCTGGCTAACTTCCTGAATGCCGATAATTTTTTCCCTGAAAGAAATACTGACTTCTGGCAAAAGCTGGAGGCGCGCGTCGACGAAAACCATATTCTTATCCTCGGTAATGACGCAGAGCACACGGTGCAGCGAGATATCCGCCGCCATTTAGCGAAAATCGAGAAATCGATTAAGAACCATAATGTCTGTCAGATCGTTTATAAGGGTAAAACCCGTCTGATTAATCCCTATAAACTCATTAACAAAAAAAATATATGGTATTTACAAGCTACCGAAAATAGCCGGTTGAAATCCTTTTCATTAAGCCAGATTAGCTGGTTTGATGTTCAAAAAACCTTTTTTACTCCTGATGAAAATGTTCGGGAACTGCTGGAAAAAAGCCTCGACCCGTGGGTGTCCGAAACTACTTTCACCGTGAAAATATTCATTAAGGATAATATTTCACATTACTTCCTGCGCCGCGATCTCCTGCCGGAACAGGAGCTGCTGGAGGAGCGGCGCGGCGGCGTCACGCTGCGCTGCCAGGCGGCACACGAAAACCAGATCCTGCCGCTGCTGTTCTACTGGCTGCCGAATATTCAGATCCTGGAGCCAAGCTGGCTGAAGGAGAAGCTCATCAAGACGCTGGAAAGCTACCTGTCGATGGAGCGCAGCCCGGAAAACCACGTGATCTCAATCACATAA